A genomic window from Plasmodium malariae genome assembly, chromosome: 10 includes:
- the PmUG01_10039700 gene encoding conserved Plasmodium protein, unknown function: MISNLPFDVTEDKLREYFSPKYELTYCRSICYYFHFIRLKRTQFGVKSCHGYLRLKGRERVNEQVNEEDVGSFVEKNCLENSSIWIDLIEEDNVNDTEEIEREGVNHEKGLYGSYKYSSNVSMHDAGTNENDGNGDSNDDRFDDSNACDSILVREETRERNIRNSKKLMTKKKGKIEIINEKGNITRYGKSIIDNMNMYDIVLLINKLQELVRLSPQTAIKMLNENKTIYYSLVHALFLLGILNVDIYQLNDEEISLSRFYKIKDNFQYLYTSKGGEPYDDEEEVEIVVGGTSKMSNMSNMQGQEGGNEKETEQGGNKIWTGVKMNMHMNMDTSSYMHMHKTNEPEEAAPYEGNHYEYFEEQSKPFIYVDNFGKKGIRRNRTDFHINEINDSTIPLNEKKRIMMDDSNNILEELKYSHQINNNKKLYYDKYNSSNISTHIGYNNNNNNNNNNNNNNNNNNNNNSKTNEMLNGSSHTNNRNNMRNKYYGKFTNSFNSTSRSGHKEDSDDFKNTGGGSIGSIYGSNTHGSSTRGGNPRGSNTQGSNFLGGNINHFIGCNNTDVSKKKNHMTNKTVHLNAFNRVAPSTGISKEMNVYSNKINKNKYVNYKNYNNTSVSLYHNTYNYNSNKSMNNQFVQKYAKKKGSTDMFSTKKQKHLYSNAKNDFTKNKGNSFYGMNTNNDIDRGIDVEANTQIDDRFCHYGNAEWVTTYMQEKTNSLAEGDYEGYTLDKGKYNDGYRDGYNDKYSDRHNDRHSDRHGYRHSDRHSDRHSDRYSDRCSDKYSDRCSDKYSDRPSDKYSDRPSDKYSDRPSDRFRGGNDNGNSNGAHRKRNLIASQLRSNTRPLYGGGASAKTKNESFNEDQNKERDMVHNAVRNELDNELHDELQNLKNESPKVMHDGVLAWTNRDMYDIPNYEQNRNTNDISNCYIEHVHSTEVTMDKCKYYDRRGSGTNGANDKRNEDMQEKLVNESNVHKDDNQHVAYGKKLINKIKKYSNNQRRGIKLIDRNNEEEINDEKTIRVKNVNININVNNEMNKTDDNNTMMNEHLKMLLNKLKVTLNDIPHAEEDLIKEVINQKSILRNILKSKYADMLNWSNEQILRVLSIRKSLRSQGHSVNGPI; the protein is encoded by the exons ATGA tATCTAATCTACCTTTTGACGTAACAGAAGATAAATTAAGAGAATATTTTTCGCCAAAGTATGAACTAACATACTGCAG GTCCATTTGTTACTACTTCCATTTTATTAGGCTGAAGAGAACGCAGTTTGGGGTGAAAAGTTGCCACGGGTATTTGCGTTTGAAAGGAAGAGAAAGAGTAAACGAACAGGTAAATGAAGAAGATGTTGGATCCTTTGTTGAAAAAAACTGTCTTGAAAATAGCTCCATATGGATTGACTTAATTGAAGAGGATAATGTAAATGATACAGAAGAAATCGAAAGGGAAGGAGTAAACCACGAGAAAGGGTTGTATGGAAGCTACAAATATAGCTCTAATGTAAGTATGCATGATGCAGGtacaaatgaaaatgatgGTAATGGTGATAGCAACGATGATAGATTCGATGATAGCAATGCTTGTGATTCCATTCTTGTTAGGGAAGAAACCAGAGAAAGGAACATACGGAACAGTAAAAAGTTAATgaccaaaaaaaaagggaaaatcgaaataataaatgaaaagggAAATATAACAAGGTATGGGAAATCCATAATAgataatatgaatatgtatgatattgttttgttaataaataaactaCAAGAATTAGTAAGATTATCTCCTCAAACAGCTATTAAGatgttaaatgaaaataaaaccATATATTATTCTCTAGTTCATgctctttttcttcttgGAATTTTAAACGTAGACATTTATCAATTAAATGATGAAGAAATTAGTCTTAGccgtttttataaaattaaagataaTTTTCAGTATTTGTACACGTCAAAAGGGGGGGAGCCATATGATGATGAGGAGGAAGTAGAGATAGTGGTAGGTGGCACATCTAAGATGTCTAATATGTCGAACATGCAAGGTCAGGAGGgaggaaatgaaaaagaaacagAACAGGGGGGAAATAAGATATGGACAGGGGTGAAGATGAATATGCATATGAACATGGATACGAGTtcgtatatgcatatgcataAGACTAATGAACCGGAGGAAGCAGCTCCATATGAGGGGAAtcattatgaatattttgaaGAGCAGTCTAAaccttttatatatgtagacaattttggaaaaaaaggtataagAAGGAACAGAACggattttcatataaatgaaattaatgaTAGTACCATTCCgttaaatgaaaagaaaagaataatgaTGGATGATTcgaataatattttagaagAACTAAAATATAGTcatcaaataaataataataaaaaattgtattatgataaatataacagTAGTAACATTAGCACACATATAgggtataataataataataataataataataataataataataataataataataataataataataattctaaaacGAATGAAATGTTAAATGGCAGCAGTCATactaataatagaaataacatgaggaataaatattatggaaAATTTACCAATTCTTTTAATAGTACTAGTAGAAGCGGACATAAGGAAGATTCCGATGATTTCAAGAATACTGGAGGAGGAAGCATTGGCAGTATTTACGGCAGTAACACTCATGGAAGTAGCACAAGAGGAGGTAACCCCAGAGGAAGTAACACTCAAGGAAGTAACTTCCTTGGCGGAAATATTAACCACTTTATTGGGTGTAACAATACTGATGTGtcaaaaaagaagaatcaTATGACGAACAAAACTGTGCATCTCAATGCATTTAACCGAGTAGCTCCTTCCACAGGTATTAGTAAAGAAATGAATGTTTACTCcaacaaaataaacaaaaataaatatgtaaattataagaattataataacaCATCAGTTTCTCTTTACCATAATACGTACAATTATAACAGTAACAAAAGTATGAATAATCAATTTGTCCAAAAatacgcaaaaaaaaaaggatctACAGATATGTTTAGCacaaaaaagcaaaaacatCTTTACAGTAATGCAAAAAATGATTTCACCAAGAATAAAGGTAATAGTTTTTATGGAATGAACACCAACAATGATATAGACAGAGGGATTGACGTAGAAGCAAATACACAGATAGATGACAGGTTTTGTCATTATGGTAATGCAGAATGGGTAACAACATATATGCAAGAAAAGACTAATTCCCTTGCTGAAGGGGATTACGAGGGATACACCCTCGACAAGGGAAAGTACAACGACGGTTATAGAGATGGATACAACGATAAGTACAGCGATAGGCACAACGATAGGCATAGCGATAGGCATGGCTATAGGCATAGCGATAGGCATAGCGATAGGCATAGCGATAGGTACAGTGATAGATGTAGCGATAAGTACAGTGATAGATGTAGCGATAAGTACAGCGATAGACCTAGCGATAAGTACAGCGATAGACCTAGCGATAAGTACAGCGATAGACCTAGCGATAGATTTAGGGGAGGTAATGACAATGGTAACAGCAATGGTGCGCACAGGAAAAGGAATCTCATTGCCAGTCAATTGAGGTCTAACACGCGTCCATTGTATGGTGGAGGTGCAAGTGCGAAAACGAAAAATGAGTCGTTTAATGAAGATCAGAATAAAGAAAGGGATATGGTGCATAACGCAGTGCGTAATGAGCTTGATAACGAACTGCATGACGAGCTACAAAACTTGAAGAACGAATCGCCCAAAGTTATGCATGATGGAGTGCTGGCATGGACTAATCGTGATATGTATGATATACCAAATTATGAGCAAAACAGAAATACAAATGATATATCCAATTGTTACATCGAACATGTGCACTCAACTGAAGTAACTATGGACAAGTGCAAATATTATGATAGAAGAGGCAGTGGAACAAATGGAGCAAATGATAAACGAAATGAAGATATGCAAGAAAAGCTTGTTAATGAATCGAATGTACACAAGGATGATAACCAACATGTAGCGTATGGGAAAAAACTTAttaataagataaaaaaatatagcaacAATCAACGAAGAGGAATTAAACTAATAGATAGGAATAATGAAGAAGAGATAAATGACGAAAAGACGATCAgagtaaaaaatgtaaatattaatataaatgtaaataacgaaatgaataaaacagatgataataatacaatgatgaatgaacatttaaaaatgcttttaaataaattgaaaGTGACCTTAAATGATATTCCACATGCAGAAGaagatttaataaaagaagtaATTAATCAAAAAAGCATTCTtcgaaatattttaaaaagtaaatatgcTGATATGTTGAACTGGAGCAACGAACAAATATTGCGTGTCTTATCCATAAGGAAGTCCCTGAGGAGTCAAGGGCACAGTGTTAATGGGCCGATTTAG
- the PmUG01_10039800 gene encoding conserved Plasmodium protein, unknown function translates to MECNDKENVSMSDDLKEEQENIKGENDNLNLQMHEVLQRGKNLDEEISSNRVGPLVAKVKKLSNNGFTDNITKEAIVKASRIISKNERVQMEYSGVGLRSKDKSSDEGESYDMNRQGVHVNDDEENVTEKQPKKKFLLGAQCIMPGYDKELLEKLKNRRV, encoded by the exons ATGGAATGCAACGATAAAGAAAATGTAAGTATGAGTGATGATCTTAAGGAAGaacaagaaaatataaaagggGAAAATGACAATTTGAATTTGCAAATGCATGAAGTACTACAACGTGGAAAAAATTTAGATGAAGAAATTTCATCGAACAG AGTGGGTCCACTTGTAGCgaaggtaaaaaaattaagcaatAACGGATTTACAGATAATATAACTAAGGAAGCAATAGTGAAGGCGTCCAG AATTATTTCCAAGAACGAAAGAGTTCAAATGGAATATAGTGGAGTTGGACTACGTAGCAAAGATAAAAGTTCTGACGAAGGAGAAAGTTATGATATGAACAGGCAAGGTGTTCATGTAAATGATGATGAGGAAAACGTCACTGAAAAACAGCCGAAAAAGAAATT CTTGTTGGGGGCACAGTGTATTATGCCTGGATATGATAAAGAACTGCTAGAAAAGCTGAAGAACAGAAgagtataa
- the MTRAP gene encoding merozoite TRAP-like protein, putative: protein MKCATIYSFLINTLFVLLEIKCNNLIEECKQWGAWSECKNGVNTRICLTDNSLSEERSCNNCGPWENWSPCKNGKKHRKVINCPFIKEEQDCTSDEANDPSIYNSTTLYFNHEEEETNNDNENTVKQRSDIQVGNNGHEVSITEHDYAKKVKKRSSNNSSDSSNGSGSSDNSNGSGSSDSSNGSGSSDNSNGSGSSDSSNGSGSSDSSNGSGSSDNSNGSGSSDSSSSDSSNGSGSSDNSNGSGSSDSSDSSGKNGASSSFLSKIDYEQNDNTEGNYKNLDASTSGGKSNSLDSTSTDANTTTTAVDVTMHNEKLENTSSPTEEVLSQPENDSKESESNNSEQINNNNNNNNNNNNNNNNNNNNNNNNNNNNNDTYYNNSSSTNSEEIKNKSNITPNLENSTNGEVKMVLPSRDTKKAKNFRENKTEENLNKSYENTQPKNKTDENVNSYNFYEQQGTKYEQKKNNYEDKNRRGAPNFNQTYIASGVGFVLLLSGSAASYALYNGKYKQLTEETKQENFEVMFNEDNAKGKENKSIYEDEFWALE from the coding sequence atgaaatgcgctactatatattcatttttaataaatacattatttgttcttctagaaataaaatgtaataatctCATAGAAGAATGTAAACAATGGGGTGCATGGTCAGAATGTAAAAATGGAGTTAATACAAGAATTTGTTTAACTGATAATTCTTTAAGTGAAGAAAGGTCATGTAATAATTGCGGTCCTTGGGAAAATTGGTCTCCATGCAAAAATGGGAAGAAACATCGAAAAGTAATTAATTGTCCATTCATTAAAGAAGAACAAGATTGTACTTCGGATGAAGCAAATGACCcaagtatatataacagTACTACTCTTTATTTTAATCATGAAGAGGAAGAAACAAATAACGACAATGAAAACACAGTGAAGCAAAGAAGTGATATACAAGTTGGTAACAATGGCCATGAAGTCAGTATCACTGAACATGATTACgctaaaaaagtaaaaaaacgAAGCAGTAATAACAGTAGTGATAGTAGTAATGGCAGTGGTAGTAGTGATAATAGTAATGGCAGTGGTAGTAGTGATAGTAGTAATGGCAGTGGTAGTAGTGATAATAGTAATGGCAGTGGTAGTAGTGATAGTAGTAATGGCAGTGGTAGTAGTGATAGTAGTAATGGCAGTGGTAGTAGTGATAATAGTAATGGCAGTGGTAGTAGtgatagtagtagtagtgaTAGTAGTAATGGCAGTGGTAGTAGTGATAATAGTAATGGCAGTGGTAGTAGTGATAGTAGTGATAGTAGTGGTAAAAATGGCGCTTCATCAagttttttaagtaaaatagaTTACGAACAAAACGATAACACTGAAGGTAACTACAAAAATTTGGACGCATCGACTAGTGGCGGCAAGTCGAATTCTCTTGATAGTACATCCACTGATGCAAATACCACTACTACCGCAGTCGATGTTACAATGCACaatgaaaaattagaaaacaCTTCAAGTCCCACAGAAGAGGTTTTATCACAACCAGAAAACGACAGCAAGGAAAGCGAGAGTAATAATTCtgaacaaattaataataataataataataataataataataataataataataataataataataataataataataataataataataataataatgatacttactataataatagtagtagtaccAATTCAGAAGagataaagaataaaagtaatattacCCCCAATTTAGAGAATAGCACAAATGGGGAAGTTAAAATGGTATTACCATCAAGGGATAcaaaaaaggcaaaaaattttagagaaaataaaacagaggaaaatttaaataaatcttATGAAAATACTCaaccaaaaaataaaactgaTGAAAATGtcaattcatataatttttatgaacagcaaggaacaaaatatgagcaaaagaaaaataattatgaagaCAAGAATAGAAGAGGTGCTCCAAATTTTAATCAAACATACATAGCAAGTGGTGTGGGCTTTGTTTTGCTTCTAAGCGGAAGCGCAGCTAGCTATGCTTTGtataatggaaaatataaacaattaacTGAAGAAACTAAGCAAGAAAATTTTGAAGTCATGTTCAATGAAGATAATGCAAAGGGAAAGGAAAACAAATCCATATATGAAGACGAGTTTTGGGCCCTTGAATGA
- the PmUG01_10040000 gene encoding conserved Plasmodium protein, unknown function, which produces MFIRSLGKDAAKLLSNHPCMIMNATTHIKHDMRCYDLLVKRNLSFTKIHLTHYLEDYYTSPEIATNMVSPMSEYVWWSWLILQGVIVFGTLFHSNYYFTGKPLPKVQGNSQLCEDSW; this is translated from the exons ATGTTTATAAGAAGCCTTGGTAAAGACGCAGCGAAACTGTTAAGCAATCATCCATGTATGATTATGAATGCTACTACGCATATTAAACATGATATGAGATGTTATGACTTACttgtaaaaagaaatttatctTTTACGAAAATTCATTTAACGCACTACTTAGAGGACTATTATACTTCCCCTGAAATTGCAACTAATATGGTATCCCCCATGTCTGAATATGTTTGGTGGAGTTGGCTAATATTACAA GGTGTTATAGTTTTCGGCACACTGTTTCATTCGAATTACTATTTCACTGGAAAGCCTCTGCCAAAGGTTCAAGGGAATTCTCAGTTATGTGAAGACTCATGGTAA
- the IMC1m gene encoding inner membrane complex protein 1m, putative produces the protein MCENICKNKNKYVHGLGPMFMPQRGNDSLCTTMEDYHVFEPGAKPFIKNIIQETTINVPKIEYKEKIVQVPRVEYRPYPVVKEVETPVYQDRYKYKNVQVPQKKLRVKPVYKVIDVPQYKYVDKFVKKKYKRFKYIPKEVQIPFRPRREIYSEVPIPRYIPQYIHNSIRPETFNTDYDGQIPLFEGYNDCFLNMMNPFSVYNRKEKNKCILNCLCNGNNDDKMYEMDPVLFTPTPYTFNNNSINDMGNNFDLHPSYYDMVSHSYPFVVHTKENDFFTKIIDATSSALAAAGIAIMLAGKLSMQGISLFLGNNNQKSQQNECTCEHGGGRSTERQQIKNEGGGKGEKSEKNDKK, from the exons ATGTGTGAAAAtatttgcaaaaataaaaataaatatgttcatGGTCTTGGGCCGATGTTTATGCCGCAAAGGGGCAACGATTCCTTGTGTACAACTATGGAGGATTACCACGTTTTtgaa CCAGGAGCAAAaccatttataaaaaacataatccAAGAGACCACAATCAATGTGCCAAAAATTGagtataaggaaaaaatagtCCAAGTGCCCCGAGTTGAATATCGACCATATCCTGTGGTGAAGGAGGTAGAAACCCCCGTATATCAAgatagatataaatataaaaatgtacaagtcccacaaaaaaaattaagagtTAAACCTGTGTACAAAGTAATAGATGTGCcacaatataaatatgtagacaagtttgttaaaaaaaaatataaaagatttaaatatatacctaAAGAAGTACAAATACCATTTAGACCAAGAAGAGAAATATATAGTGAAGTTCCAATCCCTAGATATATACctcaatatatacataattccATTAGACCAGAAACATTTAATACTGATTACGATGGGCAGATACCTCTATTCGAGGGTTATAATGACTGCTTCCTAAACATGATGAATCCATTTAGTGTATATaacagaaaagaaaaaaataaatgtattttaaacTGTCTCTGTAATGGCAATAATGATGACAAAATGTATGAAATGGACCCAGTATTATTTACACCAACAccttatacatttaataataacagcaTAAATGACATGGGaaataattttgatttaCATCCTAGCTACTACGATATGGTAAGCCATAGTTATCCATTTGTCGTACATACAAAGGAAAATGATTTCTTCACAAAAATAATTGACGCTACCTCTAGTGCACTGGCAGCCGCAGGGATAGCTATCATGTTAGCAGGAAAATTGAGTATGCAGGgaatttctctttttttaggAAACAATAATCAGAAAAGCCAACAGAATGAGTGCACGTGTGAACACGGTGGTGGTAGATCGACCGAACGTCAACAAATTAAAAACGAAGGAGGTGGAAAAGGcgaaaaaagtgaaaaaaatgataaaaaatga
- the PmUG01_10040200 gene encoding conserved Plasmodium protein, unknown function yields the protein MIGYRNREYSRVENNYTQMDQDDNETDATDFQSKKMRTFSERDVKELSHVMGKYNVGKNFACFGGAFARFANETVVFNKKRFKPHLGIHMNMYLFNSYIFENNFIKLIYFSRWHILVYLSNNKLYVYNHSRYLWHLDHFNEWKNLEIPTSNEITDIQIVSCNYKGDIYFDTSNQNNVYENGNEPVNGEKKNEDINRKTHDELLTENYPLDPIHFFGVSLIDSKKNLYLGLNNNKNSNKMLIKQIKMIIPSQLVHQNLQFSTILVSLPELNEQDIQNCNDDLKYSTIFELSYNSTFKTMEYTSGSDKPVHMTNCHFYDENYKQGTNHICPRNFSKGYSDESKKYGITTFTGLSNGSLSVVRGEKITNGGKSTKEKRKLNIENSVNGERVTSGTSASTKSKLILQQGAIAHTRVPFNTVDEKHSSSMIHPVATNSWSELPKLNERETCKRKENNYDYSSFELQNGKRQKKKKMVNDNAANNPCNKGEIQYNNNSLKYSEHISKKIMCVNNGKNEQLGENYIFRYLEEQNMNKLINNEKKIKKNKNYFIYIRISENVKFKKKLINSKPKVLISGTCCNHGCILFENKEIYFWIYKKQKSCINILQKNEKNMNSTETNSTFIFKKLKYPKSNIIDVVYCNNTYIMISEDNIMYILKFPFLHTLRAVNFFFYLNSYLFKNINYTRNNTLLTIDKMKGSNIIKMYLTDYILITINSTKEICFTPILFHNIYNYRDSQYIDIKNLIKDLGEFSISGLDNLFSFEEKMKFPNLIKYKMIRICAQKKNSFTLYVTPNALVVCIYNLFEYYDILDSSISNFLSKYYIV from the exons ATGATTGGTTATAGAAATAGGGAATACAGTCGTGTAGAAAATAACTACACACAAATGGATCAAGATGACAATGAAACGGATGCCACAGATTTTCAGAGCAAAAAAATGAGGACCTTCTCAG AACGAGATGTCAAGGAGCTGTCCCATGTGATGGGGAAATACAACGTGGGTAAAAACTTTGCATGCTTCGGGGGGGCATTCGCTAGATTTGCAAATGAAACGGTGGTATTTAACAAGAAAAGATTTAAACCACACTTGGGAATTCATATGAATATGTACTTGTTtaatagttatatatttgaaaataatttcattaaattaatttatttttcaagatggcatatattagtatacttatctaataataaattgtatGTCTATAATCATAGCAGATACTTATGGCATTTAGACCATTTTAATGAATGGAAGAATTTAGAAATACCAACAAGTAATGAAATTACAGATATTCAAATAGTATCATGTAATTATAAGggtgatatatattttgacaCATCCAATCAAAATAATGTTTATGAAAATGGAAATGAACCTGTTAATGGAGAGAAGAAGAATGAGGACATAAACAGGAAAACACATGACGAACTATTAACAGAAAATTATCCATTAGATCCTATACACTTTTTTGGAGTTAGTTTAATAgatagcaaaaaaaatttatatctaggtcttaacaataataagaattcaaataaaatgttaattaaacaaattaaaatgatTATTCCTTCACAGCTCGTTCACCAGAATTTACAATTCAGTACTATTTTAGTCAGTCTCCCTGAACTAAATGAACAAGACATACAAAATTGTAACGatgatttaaaatattcaactATTTTTGAGTTATCTTATAATTCTACCTTCAAAACAATGGAATATACAAGTGGAAGTGACAAGCCTGTACATATGACTAATTGCCATTTTTATGATGAGAATTACAAACAGGGTACGAATCATATCTGCCCCAGGAATTTCTCCAAGGGTTACTCCGATGAGAGTAAGAAGTATGGTATAACAACATTTACGGGTTTGTCAAATGGAAGTTTAAGTGTTGTGAGAGGGGAGAAGATAACGAATGGGGGGAAGTCGACAAAAGAGAAGAGGAAATTAAATATAGAGAACTCAGTGAACGGGGAGAGGGTAACAAGTGGGACGAGTGCCAGCACGAAGAGTAAACTCATTTTGCAGCAAGGCGCTATAGCACATACACGTGTACCATTTAACACGGTTGATGAAAAACATAGCAGCAGTATGATCCATCCAGTTGCCACGAACAGCTGGAGTGAATTACCGAAACTGAATGAAAGAGAAACGTGCAAGAGAAAGGAAAATAACTACGACTATAGTTCCTTCGAATTACAAAATGGAAAGagacagaaaaaaaaaaaaatggttaaTGATAATGCTGCTAATAATCCTTGTAACAAAGGAgaaatacaatataataataattctttaaaatattctgaacatatttccaaaaaaataatgtgtGTGAATAATGGTAAAAATGAACAACTTGGAGAGAACTACATTTTCAGATATCTGGAAGaacaaaatatgaacaaattaataaataatgaaaaaaaaataaaaaaaaataaaaattattttatatatatccgAATTTctgaaaatgtaaaatttaaaaaaaaattaattaattcgAAACCCAAAGTTTTAATTAGTGGGACTTGTTGTAATCATGGATGTATactatttgaaaataaagaaatatatttttggatatataaaaaacaaaaaagctgcataaatattttacagaaaaatgaaaaaaatatgaacagtaCAGAAACAAATagtacttttatttttaaaaaattgaaatatcCAAAGAGTAACATAATTGATGTTgtttattgtaataatacatatataatgatatctgaagataatattatgtacattttaaaattcccTTTTTTACATACACTAAGAGCAgtcaatttctttttttacctGAACAGCTAccttttcaaaaatataaattacactCGTAATAATACTCTCCTTACTATTGATAAAATGAAAGGGtctaatataataaaaatgtacttaaccgattatatattaattactaTAAATAGCACAAAGGAAATATGTTTTACCCCTATCctatttcataatatttacaaCTACAGGGATTCTCAGTACATCGAC ATCAAGAATTTAATAAAGGACCTAGGTGAGTTCAGCATTAGTGGACtagataatttattttctttcgaagagaaaatgaaatttCCAAATTTAATCAAGTATAAAATGATTCGAATTTgcgcacaaaaaaaaaactccTTTACCTTATATGTAACCCCGAATGCGCTAGTTgtttgcatatataatttgtttgaATATTATGATATACTGGACTCGTCCATATCTAACTTTCTGAGTAAGTACTACATTGTGTAG